Proteins from one Rhodothermales bacterium genomic window:
- a CDS encoding amidohydrolase family protein: MRISLPALLLSCTMFVAAACGQEQQMSTEDYEPRSTLVVPQHEVTKARYPFIEVHSHQWGMADWSAGRLDTLVLNMDSLNLAVLINLSGRSGEDLVGAAEKVRSTYPGRILHFANISFDGIDEPDWAERTVAQLERDVDNGAVGLKIYKSLGLSVVDSSGELIAVDDPRIDPVWRKCGDLGIPVLIHTAEPAPLFEPHDRFNERWLELKQRPERHRPPDQYPSWEQMIAEQHNVFRKHPETTFINAHLGWLGNDLGRLGQLFDELPNVYTETGAVLAELGRQPRSAREFLIKYQDRVMFGKDAWAPDEYHVYFRAFETADEYFDYYRKRHAHWKIYGLDLPDEVLRHLYYKNALRLIPGIDLSLFPQE, from the coding sequence ATGAGAATCAGCCTGCCGGCACTCCTTCTATCCTGCACGATGTTCGTTGCCGCCGCCTGCGGCCAGGAACAACAGATGTCAACCGAGGATTACGAGCCGCGATCAACGCTCGTGGTTCCGCAGCATGAAGTCACGAAGGCCCGCTACCCTTTCATTGAGGTCCACAGCCATCAATGGGGCATGGCTGATTGGTCAGCCGGACGTCTCGACACGCTCGTCTTGAATATGGACTCGCTGAATCTCGCGGTCTTGATCAACCTGAGTGGGAGGTCGGGCGAAGATCTGGTAGGCGCGGCTGAGAAAGTTCGCTCCACGTATCCCGGTCGCATTCTCCACTTCGCGAACATCAGCTTCGACGGAATCGACGAGCCGGACTGGGCCGAGCGAACAGTCGCGCAACTTGAACGAGACGTTGACAATGGCGCTGTCGGCCTGAAGATCTACAAGAGCCTTGGCCTGAGCGTCGTGGACTCAAGCGGTGAGCTTATTGCGGTTGACGATCCGCGGATAGATCCCGTCTGGAGAAAGTGCGGCGATCTCGGGATCCCCGTGCTGATTCACACGGCCGAGCCGGCCCCACTCTTCGAACCACACGATCGATTCAACGAGCGGTGGCTGGAGCTGAAGCAGCGGCCGGAGCGACATCGCCCGCCCGATCAGTATCCGTCGTGGGAGCAGATGATCGCCGAGCAACACAACGTATTCCGCAAACACCCCGAAACGACTTTCATCAATGCCCACCTCGGATGGCTTGGCAATGACCTCGGTCGCCTGGGACAACTGTTTGACGAACTCCCGAATGTCTACACAGAAACGGGTGCCGTTCTCGCGGAACTCGGCCGCCAACCACGATCAGCCCGCGAGTTTCTGATCAAGTACCAGGACCGAGTGATGTTCGGCAAAGACGCGTGGGCACCGGACGAATACCATGTCTACTTCCGGGCGTTCGAGACGGCTGACGAATACTTCGATTACTATCGCAAACGGCATGCACACTGGAAGATCTACGGACTGGATCTGCCCGACGAAGTCCTTCGCCATCTCTATTACAAGAACGCGCTGCGACTGATACCGGGCATTGACCTGTCCCTGTTTCCTCAGGAATAG